In one Solanum lycopersicum chromosome 11, SLM_r2.1 genomic region, the following are encoded:
- the LOC101261387 gene encoding uncharacterized protein isoform X1 produces the protein MENKPKDVSEFDFKDFFKYWASEKFKTHLLQKMSERNTKNRKQLMNPHTAGKTSFAVRRNNLEKEKESPDEVSSKEFFVATRSTKPDRVYKDSNKDTISKIKLQGQQREDDDKSFDAFTSVMGKEHPGSLRLYGRGVTKTSLKRKALSEPCSTSNDERMEKMEELEERMHQRMLEILEQQKEAIHQEVTNDILGRLKCMYPGLQLNAAHWPHWVLNHHKKICNC, from the exons ATGGAAAATAAGCCCAAAGATGTTTCAGAATTTGATTTTAaggattttttcaaatattggGCCTCTGAAAAATTCAAG ACTCATTTATTACAGAAAATGAGTGAAAGAAATACCAAAAATCGAAAACAATTGATGAATCCACATACTGCTGGTAAAACAAGTTTTGCTGTGAGACGCAATAATTTG GAAAAGGAGAAGGAAAGTCCCGACGAGGTGTCATCTAAAGAATTTTTTGTGGctacaagatcaacaaaacctGATCGAGTATACAAGGACTCCAACAAAGATACAATCAGTAAAATT AAACTGCAAGGTCAACAGAGAGAAGATGACGATAAATCATTTGATGCTTTTACATCAGTCATGGGAAAGGAACACCCAGGGAGTCTGAGATTGTATGGACGAGGAGTTACCAAAACTAGTTTGAAAAGGAAAGCGCTCTCTGAACCTTGTTCAACTTCTAATGATGAGAGGATGGAAAAAATGGAGGAATTAGAAGAGAGGATGCATCAAAGGATGTTGGAAATATtagaacaacaaaaagaagCTATACACCAAGAAGTTACAAATGATATTCTTGGACGACTTAAGTGTATGTACCCAGGACTTCAATTAAATGCTGCACATTGGCCTCATTGGGTGCTCAATCACCATAAGAAGATATGCAACTGTTAA
- the LOC101261387 gene encoding uncharacterized protein isoform X2, with translation MENKPKDVSEFDFKDFFKYWASEKFKKMSERNTKNRKQLMNPHTAGKTSFAVRRNNLEKEKESPDEVSSKEFFVATRSTKPDRVYKDSNKDTISKIKLQGQQREDDDKSFDAFTSVMGKEHPGSLRLYGRGVTKTSLKRKALSEPCSTSNDERMEKMEELEERMHQRMLEILEQQKEAIHQEVTNDILGRLKCMYPGLQLNAAHWPHWVLNHHKKICNC, from the exons ATGGAAAATAAGCCCAAAGATGTTTCAGAATTTGATTTTAaggattttttcaaatattggGCCTCTGAAAAATTCAAG AAAATGAGTGAAAGAAATACCAAAAATCGAAAACAATTGATGAATCCACATACTGCTGGTAAAACAAGTTTTGCTGTGAGACGCAATAATTTG GAAAAGGAGAAGGAAAGTCCCGACGAGGTGTCATCTAAAGAATTTTTTGTGGctacaagatcaacaaaacctGATCGAGTATACAAGGACTCCAACAAAGATACAATCAGTAAAATT AAACTGCAAGGTCAACAGAGAGAAGATGACGATAAATCATTTGATGCTTTTACATCAGTCATGGGAAAGGAACACCCAGGGAGTCTGAGATTGTATGGACGAGGAGTTACCAAAACTAGTTTGAAAAGGAAAGCGCTCTCTGAACCTTGTTCAACTTCTAATGATGAGAGGATGGAAAAAATGGAGGAATTAGAAGAGAGGATGCATCAAAGGATGTTGGAAATATtagaacaacaaaaagaagCTATACACCAAGAAGTTACAAATGATATTCTTGGACGACTTAAGTGTATGTACCCAGGACTTCAATTAAATGCTGCACATTGGCCTCATTGGGTGCTCAATCACCATAAGAAGATATGCAACTGTTAA
- the LOC101261387 gene encoding uncharacterized protein isoform X3, with protein sequence MENKPKDVSEFDFKDFFKYWASEKFKTHLLQKMSERNTKNRKQLMNPHTAGKTSFAVRRNNLEKEKESPDEVSSKEFFVATRSTKPDRVYKDSNKDTISKIREDDDKSFDAFTSVMGKEHPGSLRLYGRGVTKTSLKRKALSEPCSTSNDERMEKMEELEERMHQRMLEILEQQKEAIHQEVTNDILGRLKCMYPGLQLNAAHWPHWVLNHHKKICNC encoded by the exons ATGGAAAATAAGCCCAAAGATGTTTCAGAATTTGATTTTAaggattttttcaaatattggGCCTCTGAAAAATTCAAG ACTCATTTATTACAGAAAATGAGTGAAAGAAATACCAAAAATCGAAAACAATTGATGAATCCACATACTGCTGGTAAAACAAGTTTTGCTGTGAGACGCAATAATTTG GAAAAGGAGAAGGAAAGTCCCGACGAGGTGTCATCTAAAGAATTTTTTGTGGctacaagatcaacaaaacctGATCGAGTATACAAGGACTCCAACAAAGATACAATCAGTAAAATT AGAGAAGATGACGATAAATCATTTGATGCTTTTACATCAGTCATGGGAAAGGAACACCCAGGGAGTCTGAGATTGTATGGACGAGGAGTTACCAAAACTAGTTTGAAAAGGAAAGCGCTCTCTGAACCTTGTTCAACTTCTAATGATGAGAGGATGGAAAAAATGGAGGAATTAGAAGAGAGGATGCATCAAAGGATGTTGGAAATATtagaacaacaaaaagaagCTATACACCAAGAAGTTACAAATGATATTCTTGGACGACTTAAGTGTATGTACCCAGGACTTCAATTAAATGCTGCACATTGGCCTCATTGGGTGCTCAATCACCATAAGAAGATATGCAACTGTTAA
- the LOC101261091 gene encoding probable fructokinase-5: protein MSKPAEIVCFGEMLIDFVPDSSGVSLAESTGFLKAPGGAPANVACAITKLEGTSAFIGKVGDDEFGRMLVDILKSNGVNSEGVLFDKHARTALAFVTLKKNGEREFMFYRNPSADMLLKDSELNLGLIKQAKIFHYGSISLITEPVRSAHMVAMKSAKDAGVLLSYDPNVRLPLWPSPEAAREGIKSIWNEADFIKVSDDEVNFLTQKDADKEETIMSLWHDRLKLLVVTDGEKGCRYFTKSFKGKVSGFSVKTVDTTGAGDAFVGSLLVSIAKDPSIFQDEEKLKKALKFSNACGAISTTQKGAIPALPSTADAQGLIAGSKAY, encoded by the exons ATGTCGAAGCCAGCAGAGATAGTATGTTTCGGAGAGATGTTGATCGATTTCGTTCCTGATTCTTCTGGAGTCTCTTTAGCAGAGTCTACTGGCTTTCTGAAAGCCCCGGGAGGTGCCCCTGCCAATGTTGCTTGCGCCATTACCAAACTTGAGGGGACCTCTGCCTTCATTGGCAAG GTGGGAGACGATGAGTTTGGGCGGATGTTGGTAGATATATTGAAGAGTAACGGAGTGAACAGCGAAGGAGTGTTGTTTGACAAGCATGCAAGGACAGCTCTAGCGTTTGTGACATTGAAGAAAAATGGAGAGAGGGAGTTCATGTTCTACAGGAACCCTAGCGCGGACATGCTGTTGAAGGACTCTGAGCTCAATTTGGGTCTCATCAAACAGGCTAAAATCTTTCATTATGGTTCAATTAGCTTAATCACCGAGCCTGTCAGGTCCGCTCACATGGTTGCTATGAAATCTGCCAAAGATGCAGGTGTCCTACTTTCATATGACCCTAACGTTCGCCTTCCTCTCTGGCCTTCCCCTGAAGCTGCCAGAGAAGGTATCAAAAGCATCTGGAATGAAGCTGATTTCATCAAG GTTAGTGATGATGAGGTAAATTTCCTCACACAAAAAGACGCGGACAAGGAAGAGACTATAATGTCGTTATGGCATGACCGCTTGAAGCTTCTTGTTGTTACTGATGGAGAGAAGGGATGCAGATACTTCACCAAG AGTTTTAAAGGAAAAGTGAGTGGTTTCTCTGTTAAGACTGTAGACACCACAGGAGCTGGAGATGCTTTTGTAGGTTCCCTTTTGGTTTCCATTGCCAAAGATCCATCAATTTTCCAG GATGAAGAGAAATTGAAGAAAgccttgaaattttcaaatgcGTGTGGTGCAATCAGTACAACTCAGAAGGGAGCCATTCCAGCATTGCCATCTACAGCTGATGCTCAAGGACTCATTGCTGGCTCCAAGGCTTACTAA